A section of the Citrus sinensis cultivar Valencia sweet orange chromosome 8, DVS_A1.0, whole genome shotgun sequence genome encodes:
- the LOC127899086 gene encoding uncharacterized protein LOC127899086: MSKGKEKVVEVGDDELGFLPSLPADFAFDPGIPLEPIRSSVGTSARRMSPQTTSSSDSSDEEGSSGSENTLSEGQGDDSSEASPSGASRPEERGTVGGRALSRDYAIDYMSCTTTFDELNDLRLRYSIPGEIPLRIPGKKDTPSRPPRGYVTLYLESFKYGLRCPLQPYFARILNGLNLAPGQLNPNGWRVLSGLFILWDRCCQSEPTVDEVKHLYQLKSSPKDAGWYYFQSGTKSRKPITDLPTGGGGTWKRKFFFAGGPWGQVAQIDGKDCRVPPRFTVPVSWGVHFPLRPGLLKRVEAVLANSCSSRELLSTYNFLESRLILPGHKMEDAVIGALTRKRSRPPTTDRDQDKDAPAAKRKNIVQQVPPLQALPLASARVGESSRAATDPASSSPPVVPRSRLPDSRSEHLVPYLNELSKLVSKKDLEGFDGCTLGELVGAMQYSAFHLSCMATYYKAKVGRYDRKMKEDIQSATTRADVAEKKAGELNVENLKLIEQESLAQAKAITLEEELTKVKEDLQGQRAMYEAQLESLRDSHRAHVENLEREADNQYDQGLRHSYRCIMAVLGKQHPDLKMDDLAAGVAQHMDEEAAKEDAEGLEPIVIEEGNSPPRAVPADVGEASTPPDATGDTPPAPEEVQPTDAARLTDPPSF; encoded by the exons ATGTCGAAGGGTAAGGAGAAGGTCGTTGAGGTTGGTGACGACGAACTAGGTTTTTTGCCTAGTCTGCCCGctgattttgcttttgatcCCGGGATCCCCTTAGAGCCCATTAGGTCTAGTGTTGGTACTAGCGCTAGGAGGATGTCTCCCCAAACAACCTCCTCGAGCGACAGTAGCGATGAAGAAGGGTCTTCTGGATCGGAGAACACTTTGAGTGAGGGTCAAGGGGATGATTCTAGTGAGGCGTCCCCATCAGGAGCATCACGACCAGAAGAACGGGGTACAGTAGGGGGTAGAGCCTTGTCGCGTGATTATGCCATTGACTACATGTCGTGTACGACCACGTTTGACGAGCTCAATGACCTCCGACTTAGGTATAGTATTCCTGGTGAGATACCTCTTAGGATCCCAGGAAAAAAGGATACACCTAGCCGGCCTCCCAGGGGATACGTTACCCTGTATCTGGAGAGCTTTAAGTATGGGCTGAGGTGTCCTTTGCAGCCTTACTTTGCCCGGATACTTAACGGGCTAAATCTGGCTCCTGGTCAGCTGAACCCCAACGGGTGGAGAGTgctctctggtctgttcatattgtgggacagatgttgccaaagcgagcccacggttgatgaggtgaagcaTCTGTACCAGCTGAAGAGCAGCCCTAAAGATGCCGGCTGGTACTACTTCCAATCTGGTACCAAGAGCAGGAAACCCATAACTGATCTTccaactggtggtggtgggacttggaagaggaaattcttttttgctgggggtccCTGGGGTCAAGTTGCACAAATAGACGGGAAGGATTGTCGCGTCCCACCCCGTTTCACggtcccag TTTCCTGGGGTGTTCACTTCCCGCTCCGACCTGGTCTGCTTAAACGGGTCGAGGCTGTATTGGCCAATTCCTGCTCGAGCCGAGAACTGCTATCTACATACAACTTCCTCGAGTCTCGGTTGATACTTCCTGGCCATAAGATGGAGGACGCAGTGATTGGAGCTCTGACCAGGAAACGCTCTCGGCCTCCAACAACCGATAGGGACCAGGACAAAGATGCTCCCGCTGCGAAGCGAAAGAACATCGTGCAGCAGGTTCCTCCCTTGCAGGCTCTCCCTCTTGCCTCTGCTAGAGTCGGGGAATCCAGTAGAGCGGCCACTGATCCTGCTTCCTCTTCTCCACCTGTTGTGCCTCGGTCCCGCTTACCCGACAGCCGATCAGAACACTTGGTTCCCTATCTCAATGAGTTGTCTAAACTCGTGAGCAAGAAGGACCTGGAGGGCTTTGACGGTTGTACCCTGGGCGAGCTGGTGGGAGCCATGCAGTACAGTGCTTTCCATCTCAGCTGCATGGCCACCTACTATAAGGCCAAGGTTGGCCGTTACGacaggaagatgaaggaggacaTTCAATCGGCGACGACCAGAGCTGACGTTGCCGAGAAAAAGGCGGGGGAGCTAAACGTTGAGAACCTCAAGCTGATAGAGCAAGAGTCccttgctcaagcaaaagccattacACTCGAGGAGGAGTTGACCAAGGTTAAGGAGGACCTCCAAGGGCAGAGGGCTATGTATgaggctcagctcgaatctctCCGCGATTCCCACCGAGCTCATGTAgagaacttggagagggaggccgacaaccagtacgaccagggacttcggCATTCGTATCGTTGTATCATGGCCGTCCTCGGGAAGCAACACCCTgatctgaagatggatgaccttgcagctggtgtTGCTCAACATATGGACGAGGAGGCGGCCAAGGAAGATGCCGAGGGGTTAGAGCCGATCGTGATTGAGGAGGGTaactctcctcctcgtgcaGTCCCTGCTGATGTTGGCGAGGCGAGCACCCCCCCGGACGCAACTGGTGATACCCCTCCCGCACCCGAGGAGGTCCAGCCAACCGATGCTGCTCGGCTCACTGACCCACCatctttttga